One part of the Gossypium raimondii isolate GPD5lz chromosome 1, ASM2569854v1, whole genome shotgun sequence genome encodes these proteins:
- the LOC105776093 gene encoding rust resistance kinase Lr10: MSYLKVKLSLFGHLMLTFVLFLILFPGASVARHPFNQDCGSTFCGNLNISFPFRLKNQPPQCGCHDLELECENNNHTSLVLREGKFSVQNIFYENETIQVVDSSLDKNDCNSLPLSSVYFNYSDGYYIFSPHYYTPPHWSYFFSHLYYTYYYNTDYLSTYHYNTYSSYNNKRESQPSIMNVVNCTKLIRSSQYIDASRCTTKSNTSSPPTSFFYFLDENTVLNLNQACTVEAVVPIMVKNISGMSTLAIYNKLSEGFYLSWNYRRSDRVNLWDYVISDILSSIIGNGIVIIGISIILRPFFGIPCLLVLVIYKWSRRHLSMDDKIEEFLQSHNLAPIRYSFKQVKKMTKNFKDKLGEGGYGSVFKGKLCSGHHVAIKLLCTSKGKGEDFINEVASIGRIHHANVTKLIGFCVEGSKQALVYDFMSNGSLDKIIFSEEKRNTLGWKKLFDIVLGVAQGIDYLHQGCDMQILHFDIKPHNILLDENFNPKVSDFGLAKLYSVDDNIVSLTAARGTIGYIAPELVYKNLGGISYKADVYSFGMLVLEMVGRRKNLNAFANHTSQIYFPSWIYDRLDQGEDMELGDISDDEKVMIRKMIITAFWCIQLLPSDRPSMNKVLKMLESNVELLEMPPKPFHQLPLETSTDIHSCENSN, encoded by the exons ATGtcatatttaaaagtaaaactcTCATTGTTTGGTCACCTAATGCtcacttttgttttatttctgatTCTATTCCCCGGTGCTTCTGTTGCTAGGCATCCTTTTAACCAGGACTGCGGCTCTACTTTCTGTGGGAATTTGAATATCAGTTTTCCATTCCGATTAAAAAACCAACCTCCCCAGTGTGGTTGCCATGACCTGGAACTTGAGTGTGAGAATAACAACCACACCTCTTTGGTCTTGAGAGAAGGAAAATTCTCtgtccaaaatattttttacgaAAATGAAACAATCCAAGTGGTGGATTCAAGCCTGGACAAGAATGATTGCAACTCCCTTCCTCTCAGTTCAGTGTATTTCAATTATTCAGATggatattatattttttctccTCATTATTATACTCCTCCTCATTGgagttattttttttctcatctttattatacttattattataataCTGATTATCTTAGTACTTATCATTATAATACTTATTCctcttataataataaaagagagTCACAGCCTAGCATTATGAATGTTGTGAATTGCACGAAACTTATAAGATCATCTCAATATATCGATGCCTCTCGTTGTACCACCAAATCCAATACCTCTTCCCCTCCaacttcttttttctattttttagatGAAAATACAGTGCTAAATCTCAATCAAGCTTGCACAGTGGAAGCGGTGGTTCCAATTATGGTTAAGAATATATCAGGCATGTCTACGTTGGCTATCTACAACAAGCTATCTGAGGGTTTTTACCTTTCATGGAATTACCGCCGGAGCGACAGAGTTAATCT ATGGGATTATGTAATTTCTGACATTTTGTCTTCGATCATCGGTAACGGAATAGTTATAATAG GTATTTCCATCATACTGAGGCCCTTCTTTGGGATACCTTGTTTGCTTGTGCTTGTAATCTATAAATGGAGCAGAAGACATTTATCCATGGATGATAAGATTGAAGAGTTCCTTCAAAGCCACAATCTAGCTCCAATTAGATACTCTTTCAAACAAgttaaaaaaatgactaaaaattttaaagataaattaggTGAAGGGGGTTATGGTTCGGTGTTTAAAGGAAAGCTTTGTAGTGGACATCATGTGGCAATAAAATTGTTGTGCACATCAAAGGGTAAAGGCGAAGATTTCATAAATGAAGTTGCTTCTATCGGAAGAATTCATCATGCTAATGTGACCAAACTTATTGGATTTTGTGTGGAGGGATCAAAACAAGCTCTTGTGTATGATTTCATGTCAAATGGATCGttagataaaatcatattttctgAAGAAAAAAGGAACACTTTAGGTTGGAAAAAACTATTTGATATTGTGCTTGGGGTTGCTCAAGGAATCGACTACTTGCATCAAGGATGTGACAtgcaaattttacattttgatatcAAGCCACACAACATTCTTTTGGACGAGAACTTTAACCCAAAAGTTTCAGATTTTGGTCTTGCTAAGTTGTACTCAGTAGATGATAACATTGTCTCTCTCACTGCAGCACGAGGAACAATAGGGTATATTGCTCCTGAATTGGTTTACAAAAATCTTGGAGGCATTTCATATAAAGCTGATGTTTATAGTTTTGGAATGTTGGTGCTAGAAATGGTAGGAAGGAGAAAGAATTTGAATGCATTTGCCAACCACACTAGCCAAATATATTTTCCATCTTGGATTTATGACCGGTTAGATCAAGGAGAGGACATGGAGCTGGGAGATATTTCTGATGATGAAAAAGTAATGATAAGGAAGATGATAATAACAGCCTTTTGGTGTATACAATTATTGCCTTCTGATCGTCCTTCGATGAATAAAGTGTTAAAGATGCTTGAATCCAATGTCGAACTCCTTGAGATGCCTCCAAAGCCATTTCATCAACTTCCTCTTGAAACATCAACGGACATTCATAGCTGTGAGAACTCTAATTAA
- the LOC105784871 gene encoding LEAF RUST 10 DISEASE-RESISTANCE LOCUS RECEPTOR-LIKE PROTEIN KINASE-like 2.2, which translates to MLLPTPHGAISHLEIFSTYIPDLVRSFIVALLLYQIISMSYLKAKLPLFAHLMPTFALFLILLPGASLARHLFNQDCGSTFCGNLNISYPFRLKNQPPQCGCYDLELACENNNRTTLVLREGKFFVQNIFYENKTIQVMDSNLDKNDCNSLPLSSIYFKYLDGQLYSIFSSPHYYSHSHHYYTSYYYYSRESEASIMYVVNCWKPIKSSQYIDASRCITKSNISFPPTFFYFLDRNTVRNLNQACTLEAEVPIMVKSISGMSTLAIYNKLSQGFYLSWYENPYLELSGLRYVMFCFGLCLNEIGVSIILRLFFGIPCLLVLVIYKWRRRHLSMDDKIEEFLQSHNLAPIRYSFKEVKKMTKNFKDKLGEGGYGSVFKGKLRSGHHVAIKLLCTSKGKGQDFINEVASIGRIHHANVTKLIGFCVEGSKQALVYDFMSNGSLDKIIFSEEKRNTLGWKKLFDIVLGVAQGIDYLHQGCDMQILHFDIKPHNILLDENFNPKVSDFGLAKLYSVDDNIVSLTAARGTIGYIAPELVYKNLGGISYKADVYSFGMLVLEMVGRRKNLNAFANHTSQIYFPSWIYDRLDQGEDMELGDISDDEKVMIRKMIITAFWCIQLLPSDRPSMNKVLKMLESNVELFEMPPKPFHQVPLETSTEVDNCENSNDEESRSLDVVTITSFNVV; encoded by the exons ATGTTGCTCCCCACTCCACATGGTGCCATATCTCATCTTGAGATATTCTCCACATATATCCCTGATTTAGTTAGAAGCTTCATTGTTGCTCTTCTTCTCTACCAAATTATTAGCATGTCATATTTAAAAGCAAAACTCCCATTGTTTGCTCACCTAATGCCCACTTTTGCTTTATTTCTTATTCTACTCCCTGGTGCTTCTCTCGCTAGGCATCTTTTTAACCAGGACTGCGGCTCTACTTTCTGTGGGAATTTGAATATCAGTTACCCATTTCGATTAAAAAACCAACCTCCTCAGTGTGGCTGTTATGACCTGGAACTTGCGTGTGAGAATAACAACCGCACCACTTTGGTTTTGAGGGAAGGGAAATTCTTtgtccaaaatattttttacgaAAATAAAACAATCCAAGTGATGGATTCAAATCTGGACAAGAATGATTGCAACTCCCTTCCTCTTAGTTCCatatatttcaagtatttaGATGGACAATTGTATTCCATTTTTTCTTCTCCTCATTATTATTCTCATTCTCATCATTATTAtacttcttattattattatagtagAGAGTCAGAGGCTAGCATTATGTATGTTGTGAATTGCTGGAAACCTATAAAATCATCTCAATATATTGATGCCTCTCGTTGTATCACCAAATCCAATATCTCTTTTCCTCcaactttcttttattttttagacaGAAATACAGTGCGGAATCTCAATCAAGCTTGCACTTTGGAAGCGGAAGTTCCAATTATGGTTAAGAGTATATCAGGCATGTCTACATTAGCTATCTACAATAAGCTATCTCAGGGATTTTACCTTTCATGGTATGAGAACCCATACTTGGAACTTTCTGG ATTGCGATATGTGATGTTTTGCTTTGGACTCTGTCTTAACGAAATTG gTGTTTCCATCATACTGAGGCTCTTCTTTGGGATACCTTGTTTGCTTGTACTTGTAATCTATAAATGGAGAAGAAGACATTTATCTATGGATGATAAGATTGAAGAGTTCCTTCAAAGCCACAATCTAGCTCCAATTAGATACTCTTTCAAAGAAgttaaaaaaatgactaaaaattttaaagataaattaggTGAAGGGGGTTATGGTTCGGTGTTTAAAGGAAAGCTTCGTAGTGGACATCATGTGGCAATAAAATTGTTGTGCACATCAAAGGGAAAAGGCCAAGATTTCATAAATGAAGTTGCTTCTATTGGAAGAATTCATCATGCTAATGTGACCAAACTTATTGGATTTTGTGTGGAGGGATCAAAACAAGCTCTTGTGTATGATTTCATGTCAAATGGATCGttagataaaatcatattttctgAAGAAAAAAGGAACACTTTAGGTTGGAAAAAACTATTTGATATTGTGCTTGGGGTTGCTCAAGGAATCGACTACTTGCATCAAGGATGTGACAtgcaaattttacattttgatatcAAGCCACACAACATTCTTTTGGACGAGAACTTTAACCCAAAAGTTTCAGATTTTGGTCTTGCTAAGTTGTACTCAGTAGATGATAACATTGTCTCTCTCACTGCAGCACGAGGAACAATAGGGTATATTGCTCCTGAATTGGTTTACAAAAATCTTGGAGGCATTTCATATAAAGCTGATGTTTATAGTTTTGGAATGTTGGTGCTAGAAATGGTAGGAAGGAGAAAGAATTTGAATGCATTTGCCAACCACACTAGCCAAATATATTTTCCATCTTGGATTTATGACCGGTTAGATCAAGGAGAGGACATGGAGTTGGGAGATATTTCTGATGATGAAAAAGTAATGATAAGGAAGATGATAATAACAGCCTTTTGGTGTATACAATTATTGCCTTCTGATCGTCCTTCGATGAATAAAGTGTTGAAAATGCTTGAATCTAACGTTGAACTCTTTGAGATGCCTCCAAAGCCATTTCATCAAGTTCCTCTTGAAACATCAACTGAGGTTGATAATTGTGAGAACTCTAATGATGAGGAAAGTAGGTCATTGGATGTTGTTACTATAACCAGTTTTAATGTCGTTTAA